The following are from one region of the Fibrobacter sp. UWH6 genome:
- the lepB gene encoding signal peptidase I, whose protein sequence is MQRRNSQSHAFFLFFVLIAIFAASILARYYVIDPVQIPDSSMFPKFKERSVVWVCKLPQCASSAKEQDYVLAKFYSNVYMIRRIIAMPGDTISISDKGKVITPHRHFKWKGEDAFIQTQSIYIPKIGDTLRFEQLNEVEQDYLISYLHSLGEKVFVKTTLWQGEREINIDRVGATKIANRQVSLKEIDFLPWQDRYLIELQIRRSEPGNSPIKLKRKLYRIKQKELPPTNIAEQDSLQDSVDISLTPPGEVAVPEIAKVDTASDEPQPPPPPEETAEPLDEVIITKDCYFLACEKGSNCPDSRELGYFSADHIVGLHLKTPDKIKAKFVDPALTYVKAAEVVAKDIWRIVKDSAEKAYNFVVEIFKSDEADESEKDDESEDAPSKKVKKPQPTKPRKSAIKREDMEP, encoded by the coding sequence TTGCAGAGGCGTAACAGCCAAAGCCACGCCTTCTTTTTGTTTTTCGTCCTGATAGCCATATTCGCGGCATCCATTTTAGCCCGATACTACGTAATCGATCCGGTGCAGATTCCCGACTCTTCCATGTTCCCTAAGTTCAAGGAACGCTCGGTTGTCTGGGTATGCAAGCTCCCCCAATGCGCATCATCTGCCAAGGAGCAGGATTACGTCCTGGCAAAGTTCTATAGCAACGTGTATATGATCCGCAGGATTATCGCCATGCCGGGCGATACAATCAGCATCTCGGACAAGGGTAAAGTCATTACGCCCCACCGCCACTTCAAATGGAAAGGCGAAGACGCATTCATCCAGACCCAATCCATCTACATTCCCAAAATCGGCGACACCCTCAGATTCGAACAACTGAACGAAGTAGAACAGGATTACCTGATTTCATACCTCCATAGCCTAGGCGAAAAAGTATTCGTCAAGACCACCTTGTGGCAAGGCGAAAGAGAAATCAATATTGACCGTGTCGGTGCAACCAAGATCGCAAACAGACAGGTCAGCCTAAAGGAAATTGACTTTCTGCCCTGGCAAGACCGTTACCTGATTGAACTCCAGATTAGACGGAGTGAACCCGGTAATTCACCAATCAAGTTAAAACGCAAACTATATAGAATAAAGCAAAAGGAACTGCCTCCTACAAATATCGCGGAACAAGACTCCCTGCAAGACTCTGTAGACATCTCCTTGACCCCACCAGGCGAAGTTGCAGTCCCAGAAATTGCCAAGGTCGATACGGCAAGCGACGAACCGCAGCCACCTCCCCCACCCGAAGAGACTGCGGAACCACTAGACGAAGTAATCATTACAAAGGACTGTTACTTCCTAGCCTGCGAAAAAGGATCCAACTGCCCCGACTCCCGTGAACTAGGTTACTTCTCTGCCGACCACATTGTGGGGCTCCACCTAAAGACCCCCGACAAGATAAAGGCGAAGTTCGTAGACCCGGCCCTCACCTACGTCAAAGCAGCAGAAGTCGTAGCCAAGGACATCTGGAGGATCGTAAAGGACTCCGCAGAAAAAGCCTACAATTTCGTGGTTGAAATCTTCAAGAGCGACGAGGCTGACGAAAGCGAAAAGGATGATGAAAGCGAAGACGCTCCCAGCAAGAAGGTCAAGAAACCTCAGCCGACTAAGCCCCGAAAGTCAGCCATCAAACGCGAAGACATGGAGCCCTAA
- a CDS encoding DUF1015 family protein, with amino-acid sequence MSVLDRIPKRRQESKYKRLSRIYYNRMFPRRHDALEVAWSVFVGVFIGVSPTFGVAIIMTVATCALFKLPKVPGVIADFVANPVTQFGFFYPAGYALGCAIVQPEAISFDFLKEFEQVSWSNFGTIMGNLWHNASGHLFAFLVGIEIIATITGFIFFFIAYFVVGYRKKKWLAAKTGYIHNLIAEDEVLIKETRNKGKKPMMHIYPFKALRPVDPAEAKNISALPYDVMNRAEAKEMAQGLPHSYLRVTRSELELDDSLDAYDPKVYAHARENLDKMIADGVIAHDKKDCLYIYRQTMNGREQYGLVCCVPAEDYFNGTIKKHELTRADKEEDRLRHVLGTNANTGPVFLTYRDEGQFALLADVIKTAPTYDFVTEADGFGHTVWVIEDDAKIAAIRKAFEAVPVSYIADGHHRSAAGARAASYRAEEAKKAGTYTGEEEFNRYLAILFPSTQLKILDYNRVLKSLNGRTPEQLMAEMEKVFDIAPLAEMQSPAKQNQVNFYMGGKWYACTFKAEYLQNLGPVDSLDVALLQKLILKPLFDVDDPRTSKNIDFVGGIRGLGELVKRVDSGECACAFAMYPTTLDQLMNIADAGEIMPPKSTWFEPKLRDGLLVHTLD; translated from the coding sequence ATGAGTGTTTTAGATAGAATCCCCAAAAGACGTCAGGAATCCAAGTATAAGCGCCTTAGCCGCATTTATTACAATAGAATGTTCCCGAGGCGTCACGATGCTCTGGAAGTGGCCTGGTCTGTATTTGTGGGTGTGTTTATTGGTGTGAGTCCCACCTTTGGCGTTGCCATCATTATGACTGTGGCTACTTGCGCCTTGTTCAAGTTGCCCAAGGTTCCCGGTGTCATCGCAGATTTTGTGGCTAACCCGGTCACTCAGTTCGGCTTTTTCTATCCGGCAGGTTATGCTCTTGGCTGTGCCATTGTGCAGCCCGAAGCCATCAGTTTTGACTTCCTCAAGGAATTCGAACAGGTCTCCTGGAGCAATTTCGGTACGATCATGGGTAACCTGTGGCACAACGCTTCCGGTCACCTTTTCGCCTTCCTGGTGGGTATCGAAATTATTGCCACCATTACTGGCTTTATTTTCTTCTTTATCGCCTACTTCGTGGTGGGCTACCGCAAAAAGAAGTGGCTTGCCGCCAAGACGGGCTATATTCACAATCTGATTGCCGAAGATGAAGTTTTAATCAAAGAAACACGCAACAAAGGAAAGAAACCTATGATGCACATCTACCCGTTCAAGGCTCTGCGCCCCGTTGATCCGGCCGAAGCCAAGAACATCTCCGCTCTCCCGTACGACGTGATGAACCGCGCTGAAGCCAAGGAAATGGCTCAGGGCCTTCCTCACTCCTACCTCCGCGTTACCCGTTCCGAACTGGAACTGGACGACAGCCTGGATGCATACGATCCTAAGGTCTATGCCCACGCTCGCGAAAACCTGGACAAGATGATTGCCGATGGCGTTATCGCTCACGACAAGAAGGACTGCCTTTACATTTATCGCCAGACCATGAACGGCCGCGAACAGTACGGTCTGGTTTGCTGCGTTCCTGCAGAAGACTATTTCAATGGTACCATCAAGAAGCACGAACTGACCCGCGCAGACAAGGAAGAAGACCGTCTCCGCCACGTTCTGGGCACCAACGCCAACACTGGTCCGGTGTTCCTGACCTACCGTGACGAAGGTCAGTTTGCTTTGCTGGCTGACGTAATCAAGACTGCTCCCACCTATGACTTCGTTACCGAAGCTGATGGCTTTGGCCACACTGTGTGGGTTATCGAAGACGACGCCAAGATCGCCGCTATCCGCAAGGCTTTCGAAGCTGTTCCCGTGAGCTACATCGCCGACGGTCACCACCGTAGTGCTGCAGGCGCTCGTGCCGCTAGCTACCGTGCCGAAGAAGCCAAGAAGGCCGGCACCTACACTGGTGAAGAAGAATTCAACCGCTATCTCGCTATCCTGTTCCCCAGCACCCAGCTGAAGATTTTGGACTACAACCGCGTTCTCAAGTCTCTGAACGGCCGTACTCCGGAACAGCTCATGGCTGAAATGGAAAAGGTCTTTGACATTGCTCCGCTGGCTGAAATGCAGAGCCCCGCAAAGCAGAACCAGGTCAACTTCTACATGGGCGGCAAGTGGTATGCTTGCACCTTCAAGGCTGAATACCTCCAGAACCTTGGCCCCGTAGATAGCCTTGACGTGGCTCTCCTCCAGAAGCTCATCCTGAAGCCCCTCTTCGACGTTGATGATCCTCGTACCTCCAAGAACATCGACTTCGTCGGTGGTATCCGTGGTCTCGGCGAACTGGTGAAGCGTGTCGATAGCGGTGAATGCGCTTGCGCATTTGCCATGTATCCGACCACTCTGGATCAGCTCATGAACATCGCCGACGCTGGCGAAATCATGCCGCCCAAGAGCACCTGGTTCGAACCTAAGCTCCGCGACGGTCTGCTGGTTCACACTCTGGACTAA
- the greA gene encoding transcription elongation factor GreA, translated as MKHLISQEGFDKFKAEWEHLKFVERPAMINQVQAAAAEGDRSENAAYTYGRMRVREIDRRLRELDRILDGAQVVAAPASDDGSIRFGATVKMKDIKTKRERIYSIVGEKEINPLEGKISMKSPVGEALMGKKQGEQVQVQAPKGLITYEIVEVSY; from the coding sequence ATGAAACATCTGATATCGCAAGAAGGTTTTGACAAGTTCAAGGCGGAATGGGAACATTTGAAGTTCGTGGAACGCCCCGCCATGATCAACCAGGTCCAGGCAGCCGCTGCCGAAGGTGACCGTAGCGAAAATGCAGCCTACACTTATGGCCGTATGCGAGTCCGCGAAATCGACCGCCGCCTCCGCGAACTGGATCGAATCCTGGACGGTGCCCAGGTGGTTGCCGCCCCCGCCTCTGACGACGGCTCCATCAGATTCGGCGCTACCGTCAAGATGAAAGATATCAAGACCAAGCGCGAACGCATCTACAGCATTGTAGGCGAAAAGGAAATCAACCCGCTGGAAGGCAAGATCAGTATGAAGTCACCCGTCGGCGAAGCCCTCATGGGAAAGAAGCAAGGCGAACAAGTGCAAGTACAGGCCCCCAAAGGCCTAATCACCTACGAAATCGTGGAAGTAAGTTATTAA
- a CDS encoding TatD family hydrolase produces the protein MFIDSHCHLDAYEEYSGETLDALFARLQAATDAARLNSTNSAAFPIPDLSSQKSWSSSKSNTPDPNIRMPEAFIHVACDPKDLDKGVELIEKYSFVYGAFGIHPEYVSVTTPDDEARIAGLLKHPKCVACGEIGLDYHYGADKKIDQCKLFERQLSIGIDSGKPLVFHLREADEDALAILRNANLHDRNIHVHCFTGSPEFVEELLSLDANVFIGFTGIVTFKSAQNVRDAAMLVPYNQILLETDSPYMAPVPHRGKTCHSGFIPYTAQMLSDIKKIPVDELYRQCRENTRQCYGI, from the coding sequence ATGTTTATCGATTCTCATTGCCATTTGGATGCTTACGAGGAATATTCTGGCGAAACGCTGGATGCACTTTTTGCCCGCCTGCAGGCCGCAACGGATGCCGCACGCTTAAATTCAACCAACTCCGCCGCCTTCCCCATTCCCGACCTCAGTAGCCAAAAAAGCTGGAGCAGCTCCAAGTCCAACACGCCCGACCCTAACATACGCATGCCCGAAGCATTCATCCACGTGGCCTGCGACCCCAAGGATCTAGACAAAGGCGTCGAGCTTATCGAAAAATACAGTTTCGTATACGGCGCATTCGGAATCCACCCGGAATACGTCAGCGTCACCACTCCCGACGACGAAGCCCGCATTGCAGGCCTCCTGAAGCACCCCAAGTGCGTCGCCTGTGGCGAAATCGGCCTCGACTACCATTACGGTGCCGACAAAAAAATCGACCAGTGCAAACTCTTTGAACGTCAGCTGTCTATCGGCATAGACTCCGGCAAGCCCCTGGTATTCCACCTCCGCGAAGCCGACGAAGACGCCCTGGCCATTCTCCGTAACGCAAACCTGCACGACCGCAACATCCACGTACATTGCTTTACGGGTTCTCCCGAATTCGTCGAAGAACTTCTGTCCCTAGACGCAAACGTGTTCATCGGATTTACCGGGATCGTCACCTTCAAGAGTGCCCAGAACGTCCGTGACGCCGCCATGCTGGTCCCCTACAACCAGATCCTGCTAGAAACAGATTCCCCCTACATGGCCCCCGTGCCCCACCGCGGAAAGACCTGCCATTCCGGATTCATTCCCTACACCGCCCAGATGCTTTCGGACATCAAAAAAATACCTGTAGATGAACTCTACAGGCAATGTCGCGAAAATACTCGCCAGTGTTACGGAATCTAG
- a CDS encoding bifunctional diguanylate cyclase/phosphodiesterase, with protein sequence MRLFDEKKIVRFLLIFAGIFFAVFIPELVRSIHNVFLVVPYVLSVFFLFLVAFTYKFPIVGNRKKMRNDVNIVPPPTITSYPPRDLQRDLLERDELFQMMVDVSANGFWTFDVVSGKVYWSQKALKLLMAEMVNVDDTFDVMRTRIVENDWENFREALNGALERCENFNIKISLQNAVSREHRLQISGHVQKNEEGRPIRVIGSLTEELDRFAAEKQNYYYVYQDALTGVYNRKFFLEKLKVDVDMAHQNPNYIFAVALLDIDSFGAINTSFSINVGDNVLRVMSERLKAQCRSNDSIARIGPDVFALILHGIRSTDSDDDVLPIVRRIHNAVKMPIQIDGRELYISVSMAVALNRDVDCVEDILANATASLREMKKGVNHGDIQFFSGRIREKAMRLYKLEFEIRRAIQDSEFILMYQPIVDTGAKDKVVAFEALVRWQQEEKGIVSPAEFIPIAEETGLIIPMGAQILRMACKQAKQWVDMGYKDIQVAVNFSAKQFALDNMVDDIKRVLIETQLHPRNLKLEITEYTAMCEAEKTIEIMRALSNMGLQISIDDFGTGYSSLSYLKRYPIHTLKMDKSFIDHMTENEEDATFARMVIGISKSLGLDLVAEGVETEEQLNFLKEEGCRLIQGFYFSKPLTTGEALAYLEQHYKP encoded by the coding sequence ATGCGGCTTTTCGATGAAAAGAAGATCGTTCGTTTCCTGCTGATTTTTGCAGGAATTTTCTTTGCTGTGTTTATACCGGAGCTGGTACGCAGTATCCATAACGTGTTTTTGGTGGTACCTTACGTGCTGTCGGTCTTTTTCCTGTTCCTGGTGGCATTCACTTATAAGTTCCCCATCGTGGGTAACCGCAAGAAGATGCGCAACGATGTGAATATCGTGCCGCCGCCAACCATAACTTCTTACCCGCCCCGAGATCTTCAGCGAGATTTGCTGGAACGCGACGAACTGTTCCAGATGATGGTAGACGTTTCTGCCAACGGTTTTTGGACGTTCGACGTGGTTAGCGGAAAGGTTTACTGGTCCCAGAAGGCTCTTAAGCTGCTCATGGCCGAAATGGTCAATGTGGACGATACCTTCGACGTGATGCGAACCCGTATTGTCGAAAACGACTGGGAAAATTTCCGCGAAGCCTTGAATGGCGCCCTGGAACGCTGCGAAAACTTCAATATCAAGATTTCACTCCAGAATGCGGTTTCCAGGGAGCACCGTCTGCAGATTTCTGGACATGTGCAGAAGAACGAAGAGGGGAGGCCCATTCGTGTGATCGGTTCCCTGACCGAGGAACTGGATCGTTTTGCCGCAGAAAAGCAGAACTATTATTATGTCTACCAGGACGCTCTGACGGGTGTCTACAACCGCAAGTTCTTCTTGGAAAAGCTCAAGGTAGACGTGGACATGGCCCACCAGAATCCCAATTATATTTTTGCGGTGGCCCTCCTGGATATCGATAGTTTTGGTGCGATCAATACGTCGTTCTCTATTAACGTAGGCGACAACGTCTTGCGTGTCATGTCGGAACGTCTTAAGGCCCAGTGCCGCAGCAACGACTCCATCGCCCGCATTGGCCCCGACGTGTTTGCTCTTATTTTGCACGGCATCCGCAGTACCGATAGCGATGATGATGTTCTGCCAATTGTACGCCGCATTCATAATGCGGTAAAGATGCCTATTCAGATCGATGGCCGCGAACTTTATATCAGCGTGTCTATGGCGGTAGCCCTGAACCGCGACGTGGATTGCGTCGAAGATATTCTTGCCAATGCGACGGCCAGCCTCCGCGAAATGAAGAAGGGCGTTAACCACGGCGATATCCAGTTCTTTAGTGGCCGCATCCGCGAAAAGGCCATGAGGCTCTATAAGCTGGAATTTGAAATCCGCCGTGCCATTCAGGATAGCGAATTTATCTTGATGTACCAGCCCATTGTAGATACCGGTGCGAAGGACAAGGTGGTGGCCTTTGAAGCTCTGGTTCGCTGGCAGCAAGAAGAAAAGGGGATTGTCTCGCCGGCCGAGTTTATTCCCATTGCCGAAGAAACGGGCTTGATTATTCCTATGGGCGCCCAGATTTTGCGCATGGCCTGCAAGCAGGCTAAGCAGTGGGTGGACATGGGCTACAAGGACATTCAGGTTGCTGTTAACTTCTCGGCTAAACAGTTTGCCCTTGATAACATGGTGGATGACATCAAGCGAGTGCTTATCGAGACTCAGCTCCATCCCCGTAACCTGAAGCTGGAAATTACCGAATATACCGCCATGTGCGAGGCCGAAAAGACCATCGAGATCATGCGCGCCCTGTCGAATATGGGGTTGCAGATTTCCATTGACGATTTTGGTACGGGTTACAGCTCCCTCTCTTACTTAAAGCGCTATCCGATTCATACGCTGAAGATGGATAAGTCCTTTATCGATCATATGACCGAAAACGAGGAAGACGCCACGTTCGCCCGAATGGTAATCGGTATTTCTAAGTCGCTGGGTTTGGACCTGGTGGCCGAAGGTGTCGAAACCGAAGAACAGCTGAACTTCTTGAAGGAAGAGGGATGCCGCCTGATTCAAGGTTTCTATTTCAGCAAGCCTTTGACTACGGGTGAGGCCCTGGCTTATCTGGAACAGCACTACAAGCCGTAG
- a CDS encoding site-specific integrase, whose product MGTTQHSTNQEWVQSRKNFCAMVREFRPDTRVVDVNRSWFAEFVKFLFGKGHKTNTVCGRVNILKAVLHRAELDNIISHRPDFSGLTPKPEPGHRCFLTIEELRAMAAVEFPDRLKNPFMFACFTGLRLNDVRTLKWSDIDNGWIVLRQHKTSEFVRIPISPNAARFMPEKTGDRVFIDFPTCETWYGKKIKQWAKLAGIEKNVSFHVSRHTFATISLDNGADLFTISKLLGHTKITTTQIYTKALDKGRQRAVNAIPKL is encoded by the coding sequence ATGGGGACAACACAACATTCCACCAACCAGGAATGGGTTCAAAGTCGAAAGAATTTCTGTGCCATGGTCCGTGAATTCCGTCCAGATACCCGCGTCGTCGACGTCAATAGATCATGGTTTGCCGAATTCGTCAAGTTTCTATTCGGCAAGGGTCACAAAACGAACACCGTCTGTGGACGAGTCAACATTCTTAAGGCTGTATTGCATCGAGCCGAACTGGACAACATCATTAGTCACCGACCGGACTTTTCCGGACTGACTCCAAAGCCGGAACCTGGCCACAGATGTTTTCTCACTATCGAAGAACTGAGGGCTATGGCGGCAGTAGAATTTCCGGACAGGCTTAAGAACCCATTCATGTTCGCGTGCTTTACTGGATTGAGGCTTAATGACGTACGGACACTCAAATGGTCCGACATAGACAACGGATGGATAGTCCTCCGTCAGCACAAGACAAGCGAGTTCGTCAGGATTCCCATCAGTCCAAATGCGGCACGATTTATGCCCGAAAAGACCGGTGATAGAGTATTTATAGACTTCCCCACTTGTGAGACATGGTACGGCAAGAAGATAAAGCAATGGGCTAAACTTGCCGGCATCGAGAAGAACGTGTCATTTCACGTCAGTAGACATACTTTTGCGACAATCAGCCTGGATAACGGAGCGGACTTGTTCACCATCAGCAAGCTGCTGGGACATACCAAGATCACGACAACGCAGATTTACACCAAGGCCCTCGACAAAGGACGTCAAAGGGCTGTAAACGCGATCCCGAAACTCTAG
- a CDS encoding D-Ala-D-Ala carboxypeptidase family metallohydrolase produces MNFPEHFSFKELTATSTGLANVPDWDAVENLRDLGLFLEKVRSALGGVAIRVNCAFRSESVNKAVGGVATSAHLRGLAADICAWNGKELTNRALYSVLVKKIGVIDQLISYHKTAGDFNSPIRFIHVGLSSKPRNQVLIK; encoded by the coding sequence ATGAATTTCCCTGAACATTTTTCTTTCAAAGAGTTGACCGCTACGTCTACTGGCTTGGCTAATGTCCCGGATTGGGACGCTGTTGAAAATCTCCGTGACCTGGGTTTGTTCCTTGAGAAGGTTCGTTCTGCACTTGGCGGAGTCGCCATTAGGGTGAATTGCGCATTTCGTTCAGAGTCCGTAAACAAGGCTGTAGGCGGTGTAGCTACTTCGGCTCACCTTCGTGGCCTTGCAGCTGATATATGCGCCTGGAATGGGAAGGAATTGACCAACAGGGCGCTTTATTCCGTGCTTGTCAAAAAAATTGGAGTTATTGATCAACTTATAAGCTATCACAAGACCGCTGGAGACTTTAATTCTCCGATACGTTTTATCCACGTTGGCCTTTCGTCAAAACCGAGGAACCAGGTGCTAATCAAATGA